The window AGTGAATTGTTAGATGATATCGCCATCAAGTTGGCGGAGCTGAATAATAAGCTCAGTGTGTTTTTTAACTGCGATAATAATCTGGCGGCCTACAGCATTGAATTTGGTAGTCGCTTTGTGGTGCTGCGAATTTCACCCATCAATATTGCCCGTGAGTGCCAGCAGTTATTTGTGCCGGAAACCAGCTGGATATTTACCTCGGCAACTTTGCAAGTTAACCGCAGTCTTGCCCATTTCGCCAGAGAAATGGGTATCGTCGATGCGCAGCAAAGCATTCTCGACAGTCCCTTCGATTATCCCCGCCAAGCGGTATTTTGTGTGCCGAGACAACTCGGCAGCGTGACCAATCAACAGCAAGCGTTAAAGCAGCTGGTGGAGGTGTGCGTGCAAGCTATAGATGCGGCACAGGGACGGACTTTTATTTTATTTACCAGCCATAAAATGCTCGAACAAGCGGCGCTGGCACTGCGAACTCGCACTCATTATCCGCTGCTGGTACAAGGTCAAGCGGGTAAACAGAGTCTTCTGACGAAGTTTCGCCAACTCGGCAATGCGGTATTGCTCGGCACCAGCAGTTTTTGGGAAGGGGTGGATGTGCGCGGCAAATTATTAAGCTGCGTGATTATCGACAAATTACCTTTTGTGTCGCCTGATGAGCCCCTGTATCGTGCCCGAGCCGACAATGTTAGTCGTCATGGACTCGATCCTTTTACTGAAGTGTCCTTACCGCAGGCGATTATTGCGCTAAAACAAGGTGTTGGCCGTCTTATTCGTGATGAGAAAGATCGCGGTGTGCTGATCCTTTGCGATAATCGCATCGTGAATCGCTACTATGGCCAAGCCTTTTTAAACTCATTGCCGCCGATGGCGCGCACCCGTGACTTAGATAAAGCGCTGGAATTTTTAAGGCAGATCCCTTAAAAACGCTCCCTTAAAGCCTATCCCATAAAACAAATCCCTTAAGGCAGCTCGCTTGGGGAAGTGTTCTAAAAGTTCGAAAGCTTAAAACTGAATTCATAAACAACGGGCTGGCGATAGTTTCGCAAGCCCGTTTTTACCAAGATAAACCCATGTCTGTGGCTGATTGCTATTAGAAACTTGCCGTCACGCCCGCATAAATACTTCGGCTCTTTTGAATGTAATCAAGATCGGTAGCCACTTGGTCGCGTTCTGTATCCGTTAGGTTAGTGACGCCGAGTTTGACTCTGAACATAGGATTGATTTGGTAATTTGCGCCGAGATCTAGTGAACCATAACCCGTCGATTTTACATTGGTGCGCAAATACTGATCGCCAGTATAGTGGTAGGCGATAAAGGTGGATAAGCCCTCCAATGCCAGCCATTGCAGTTTCAGGTTGTAGCTGTCATCCGGCGTTAGGGTAAAAGGCGCGCCATTTTGCTTATCTTCGGCATCGGTTTTACTGTAATTACCGCTAAAGCTGACCGTGTCGGTTACATCGTACCAAGCCTGTAGTTCCCAACCGGTGATCTTGGCTTCGTTCACGTTTTGATAAGTCAACACTGCGCCGGGCGTCCTATCCCAGGTTTCTGTGATGATTTTATTTTCTACATCATTGTGGAAGTAGGTGATTGAGCCGCCAAAATCCGTGGTTTGATATTGGGTCGATAATTCGTAGTTCACTGAGGTTTCGGCTTGTAAATCTGGATTGCCCGCGACGGTACAGGCGCCGCGACAAGCTGGGATAATATAGTCGGCTTGGGACTGCGACATATTTGGCGCTTTAAATGCCTTGCCACCGCCACCTTTGATCACCCATTCAGAGCTTAAGTTATACACCAAATACACGCGTGGGCTAAATTCGGTGCCGTACACATTGTGGTGATCGACGCGCCCCCCTAAGGTGATATTGAGTTCGCCTAAGCTAAATTCATCTTGCAGATACAAGGCTGACTGGCTGTCGTCTAAGGTGCCATCACCCAAAATATTGCGGCTGTTTTCAAGCTGAGTCCAACGGTATTCCGCGCCGCTGGTTAACATGTGATCCCCAAGTAGTACTGTGGTTTGGCCGTCGAGATTGTGGTTAGTTTGGGTGATATGCCCAATCTCGGCGATCAGCGCCGAGTCGTCAGTCACCTCAACATTTTCATAGTAATAGCGCAGGCGAGTATCGCCCCAATTCCAGTGGCCATTGTGGGTTAAACCTGAGCTTATCCGCTCGGCTTGCTGGTTATTGGTAAGGATAGTGCCGTAGTTATTCCAATCCGACTCGCGTTCGTCGTTGGCGTAACTTAAGTCAAATTGCAGATCTTGTTGGCTATCAATCAACCATTGCAGGTTAGCGAGGGCGCTGATTTCATCTCTGTCTTCTAACGCATCGATTGTGGGTTTTAAATCTGAGCGCCAGGCATCACGTTGATTGCTGTCGACGATTAAGTTTGCCAGCAATTTATCTTTGATCAGCGCGCCGCTGGTGTAGAAATTGTA of the Shewanella baltica genome contains:
- a CDS encoding TonB-dependent receptor domain-containing protein; translated protein: MSRLIRRTRKTSHTSVAALSPKLSLLSRAIGLSLLLPAAWATAAAPQDATPEMERMVITATQTQHSELSAPASVSVINRSELEALVIDDLASAVRYLQGVNISEGTPYGRNEISLRGLDSDYTLILINGRRVNSREALTSSYGNDFDLSSIPMSAIERIEVVRGPMSSLYGSEALGGVVNVILRQPTDDWQTSVGVQYDTPTSGKGGDSTKYNFYTSGALIKDKLLANLIVDSNQRDAWRSDLKPTIDALEDRDEISALANLQWLIDSQQDLQFDLSYANDERESDWNNYGTILTNNQQAERISSGLTHNGHWNWGDTRLRYYYENVEVTDDSALIAEIGHITQTNHNLDGQTTVLLGDHMLTSGAEYRWTQLENSRNILGDGTLDDSQSALYLQDEFSLGELNITLGGRVDHHNVYGTEFSPRVYLVYNLSSEWVIKGGGGKAFKAPNMSQSQADYIIPACRGACTVAGNPDLQAETSVNYELSTQYQTTDFGGSITYFHNDVENKIITETWDRTPGAVLTYQNVNEAKITGWELQAWYDVTDTVSFSGNYSKTDAEDKQNGAPFTLTPDDSYNLKLQWLALEGLSTFIAYHYTGDQYLRTNVKSTGYGSLDLGANYQINPMFRVKLGVTNLTDTERDQVATDLDYIQKSRSIYAGVTASF